The nucleotide window AGCTAGTTGGCGTTCTACATAGCAGCCTTTTGCATTTTATTTTCCTTCTAGTTCAACTATACTATTGCTAACGATTCTTAAGTGACTGAGGTGAAGCGATTGCTTAAAAGTAGTAAGATGCCAACCAAACAGCAATTTGAAGAGCTTTCTGATAATGAGCTTGTAGAGCAAGTTCGTCTAGGTAATACAGATGCGCTAGACTTTTTAATAACAAAATACCGTTTATTTGTGAAGGCGAAGGCAAGATCCTATTTTCTTGTTGGTGCTGACAAGGAAGATATCGTACAAGAGGGCATGATTGGCTTATATAAGGCGATACGTGACTTCAATGGGGACAAGCTTGCTTCGTTTCGAGCGTTCGCTGAACTATGTGTAACGAGACAAATTATTACAGCAATTAAAACAGCAACAAGGCAAAAACATATACCACTTAATTCGTATGTGTCACTTGATAAGCCGATTTATGATGAAGAATCTGAACGGACTTTAATGGACATTATTACAAGCCCGATATCAGATGATCCTATGCATGCAATGATTAGTCAGGAAGAATTCAGCTATTTAGAAGAAAAAATGAGTGAAGTACTAAGCGAGTTAGAGCAACAAGTGCTAGCTTTATATTTAGAAGGTCGATCGTATTATGAGATTTCCGAATTGTTAAATCGCCATGTGAAATCAATTGATAATGCATTGCAGCGGGTGAAGCGAAAATTAGAGCGACATTTAGAGGTTGAGGGTATTCGCTAACTTGATTTAATAAGACCGATATAGAGGCCTTAATTGTTAGGGTGAATGCTAAAAAGTAATGGAATCCCTGCGTCTCTGCTGAATCAGTTCAAAATAAGAAGCTTGTTGACAGCATCATTGTTAGGTGTTAGTCTTGAAAAGACAAAATGCCGAAAAGGTGATGCGGGTGGCACAAAAAGTCATTATAAGCTGTGAAAAATGCGGCTCAAGAAATTATGCGATGCCTGTTAAACAAGGCGCAACAAAGCGATTAGAGCTCAAGAAATTTTGCGCACATTGCAATGAACATACGATGCATAAACAAACGATATAGAAGATATCATTGATTTTGGAGGTTAAGCTGGAATGAGTAAAGTAACAACTTTTCTGCAAGAAGTAGGCTCAGAAATGCGAAAAACAAGCTGGCCAAAAAGTAAAGAGTTAACAAAATATACAGTTGTAGTTATTGTGACAGTTGTAGTGATGGCTTTATATTTTTCGGTAGTGGATTTAGGTATTTCTGAATTATTCCGCTGGTTCTTAAGTTTGTAAAATAATATTGATATTTATGAAATAGCCCGTCCGTAGTTATAGCGGGTTTTTTCATTTGGTGAAAAACCTAATGCGAGTATTAAAATAAAAAAGGAGGGACGGACGACAAGTCCTTGTAGCTATGGAGAAAAATTGGTATGTAGTTCACACATATTCAGGTTATGAAAATCGCGTAAAAGCAAATTTAGAAAAGCGCGTTGAAACGATGGGGATGCAAGATAAAATTTTCCGTGTTATCGTTCCAGAGCAAGAAGAAGTGGATGTAAAAGAGGATGGTAAAAAGCGTACAGTCATGCGCAAAGTTTTCCCAGGCTACGTGCTAGTGGAAATTATTATGACGGATGATTCTTGGTATGTTGTCCGCAATACACCAGGTGTGACAGGCTTTATCGGCTCATCAGGTGGCGGCGCTAAACCAACACCATTATTGCCTGAGGAGGCTGAGCGCTTACTTGCACAAATGGGCATGAAAGATACAGCGCTTGGTGACATCGCAATTGAAGTTGGAGAAGTTGTTGAAGTATTAGAAGGACCATTTGCTCACTTCCAAGGTAAAGTGGAAGAGGTAGATGTCGAAAAATCAAAAGTCAAAGTTAGCGTTGATATGTTTGGACGCGAAACGATGATGGAGTTAAGCTTCGAACAAATTCGCAAAATCTAATCGGAATTTCAAAAGAATACTCTCGAAAATTATAAATTTGAATTTGATTATTATTTGTACTTGCGTATATACTATAAAAGTGATATCATTTCATAGGTCATACTGTAAATTGTTTTCAGTTGGCAAATGATAGATTTTTAATGT belongs to Lysinibacillus louembei and includes:
- the sigH gene encoding RNA polymerase sporulation sigma factor SigH translates to MPTKQQFEELSDNELVEQVRLGNTDALDFLITKYRLFVKAKARSYFLVGADKEDIVQEGMIGLYKAIRDFNGDKLASFRAFAELCVTRQIITAIKTATRQKHIPLNSYVSLDKPIYDEESERTLMDIITSPISDDPMHAMISQEEFSYLEEKMSEVLSELEQQVLALYLEGRSYYEISELLNRHVKSIDNALQRVKRKLERHLEVEGIR
- the rpmG gene encoding 50S ribosomal protein L33 codes for the protein MKRQNAEKVMRVAQKVIISCEKCGSRNYAMPVKQGATKRLELKKFCAHCNEHTMHKQTI
- the secE gene encoding preprotein translocase subunit SecE; translation: MSKVTTFLQEVGSEMRKTSWPKSKELTKYTVVVIVTVVVMALYFSVVDLGISELFRWFLSL
- the nusG gene encoding transcription termination/antitermination protein NusG, yielding MEKNWYVVHTYSGYENRVKANLEKRVETMGMQDKIFRVIVPEQEEVDVKEDGKKRTVMRKVFPGYVLVEIIMTDDSWYVVRNTPGVTGFIGSSGGGAKPTPLLPEEAERLLAQMGMKDTALGDIAIEVGEVVEVLEGPFAHFQGKVEEVDVEKSKVKVSVDMFGRETMMELSFEQIRKI